A single genomic interval of Blastopirellula marina harbors:
- a CDS encoding phage terminase large subunit family protein: protein MRKVGKLEFCKSFVFLNRERIRFDDRPYLPGFYESSAKNLILRTSRQVEKSTFLVNTILHLACVQQGTRILFVCPRMEQARVFSRTRLIQSLEQSPVIRRCLLGRSRQRLPITNMSFVNGSELYIRAAYRSADAARGISADVLLVDEFQDIAAGNLPVLQETMSHSEVRKTILTGTPKLLDNPLDAVFSQSTAHEWTMECSSCGYGVVPDERCLGADGPVCSQCAAPIDPSRGNWVPRNPLSTWGDGYWINHVMVPWMDHVDLQDRRRHYDLSRFKNEVLGMPTTLGEHVVTLSELEACCTERPMARAWSDVPVVAQGELVAGIDWGGGAVSRTAIVIGFMNRDYMFEVHHFSHLMPNEDPDVVLKKIAELCRTFRVRWIGADGGGNGLVYNRLLLQNHDLDARLFAIFYSAAGQPPQRDGVLAKWTVGRSATIGGLFSRVKARKILFPRRQECGRLLDEFVCEVAEYDDVNRTIKYSHPETQLDDALHATNYALQVATFNFPANREARAFSGF, encoded by the coding sequence ATGAGGAAGGTGGGCAAGCTTGAGTTTTGTAAGAGCTTTGTCTTTCTAAATCGGGAGCGAATTCGTTTCGATGATCGTCCTTACCTTCCCGGATTCTATGAATCGTCGGCGAAGAACTTGATACTTCGCACAAGTAGGCAAGTAGAGAAGAGCACGTTCCTAGTCAACACGATTTTGCATCTAGCATGTGTTCAACAAGGGACTCGAATTTTGTTTGTCTGTCCACGAATGGAGCAAGCCAGAGTGTTCAGCCGAACTCGCCTAATTCAATCGTTGGAACAGAGTCCAGTGATTCGGAGGTGTCTATTAGGACGTTCCCGCCAGCGGTTGCCGATTACGAACATGAGTTTTGTCAATGGTTCAGAGCTCTATATCCGAGCAGCATATCGTTCGGCAGATGCAGCTCGGGGGATTAGCGCGGACGTATTATTGGTGGATGAATTCCAGGACATCGCCGCTGGGAACTTGCCAGTCCTTCAGGAAACCATGAGTCATTCTGAAGTAAGAAAGACGATACTCACCGGGACGCCCAAGCTGCTCGATAATCCCCTTGACGCGGTGTTCTCCCAATCCACGGCTCACGAGTGGACCATGGAATGTTCTTCTTGTGGATATGGTGTCGTTCCAGATGAGCGTTGTCTTGGAGCAGACGGTCCTGTATGCAGCCAATGTGCTGCGCCGATCGATCCATCACGTGGTAATTGGGTGCCTCGCAATCCCTTATCGACGTGGGGGGACGGATATTGGATCAACCACGTCATGGTACCTTGGATGGACCATGTCGATTTGCAAGACCGGCGAAGGCATTACGACCTCTCACGCTTTAAGAATGAGGTTTTAGGAATGCCGACAACTTTGGGCGAGCATGTGGTAACACTTAGCGAGTTAGAAGCATGTTGTACCGAGAGGCCAATGGCAAGGGCATGGTCCGATGTCCCTGTAGTCGCCCAAGGCGAACTTGTCGCAGGAATTGACTGGGGTGGTGGTGCTGTCAGCCGAACGGCAATTGTTATCGGATTCATGAATAGAGACTACATGTTTGAGGTCCATCATTTTAGCCACCTAATGCCCAATGAGGACCCTGATGTTGTGCTAAAGAAGATTGCGGAGCTTTGTCGGACGTTTAGAGTTCGATGGATCGGTGCCGACGGCGGAGGCAACGGACTCGTTTATAATCGCCTGCTTTTACAGAATCATGATCTTGATGCAAGGCTATTCGCAATTTTTTATTCCGCGGCCGGTCAGCCCCCTCAACGTGACGGTGTTCTTGCGAAATGGACGGTCGGGCGTTCGGCGACTATCGGCGGGCTATTCAGTCGAGTCAAGGCGAGGAAAATACTCTTTCCCAGAAGGCAAGAGTGCGGGAGACTGCTCGATGAGTTTGTTTGTGAAGTCGCTGAATATGACGATGTGAACCGAACGATCAAGTATTCACATCCCGAAACCCAGCTCGATGACGCCCTACATGCGACGAATTACGCACTGCAAGTCGCTACATTCAATTTCCCTGCCAATCGTGAGGCGAGAGCGTTTTCGGGCTTCTAG